A window of the Lycium ferocissimum isolate CSIRO_LF1 unplaced genomic scaffold, AGI_CSIRO_Lferr_CH_V1 ctg12764, whole genome shotgun sequence genome harbors these coding sequences:
- the LOC132041987 gene encoding uncharacterized protein LOC132041987 translates to MMQTESALSVIGPRPMEVSPSGLGPNGKPRNSTLESPIMLLTGHQSAVYTMKFNPAGTIIASGSHDKEIFLWNVHGDCKNFMVLKGHKNAVLDVQWTTDGSTIVSASPDKTVRAWDVETGKQIKKMAEHSSFVNSCCPARRGPPLIVSGSDDGTAKLWDMRQRGAIQTFPDKFQITAVSFSDASDKICTGGIDNDVKLWDLRRCEVTMTLQGHQDTITGMQLSPDGSYLLTNAMDCTLRIWDMRPYAPQNRCVKILEGHQHNFEKNLLKCSWSPDGSKVTAGSSDRMVYVWDTTSRRILYKLPGHTGSVNECVFHPNQPIVGSCSSDKQIYLGEI, encoded by the coding sequence ATGATGCAAACTGAAAGTGCCTTGTCAGTTATTGGGCCAAGGCCGATGGAGGTGTCTCCTAGCGGACTTGGACCAAATGGAAAACCACGGAACTCAACCTTGGAATCACCAATTATGTTGCTTACTGGACATCAAAGTGCTGTATATACCATGAAAttcaatccagctggaacaatCATTGCATCTGGTTCACATGACAAAGAAATCTTCCTTTGGAATGTACATGGAGATTGCAAGAACTTTATGGTCTTAAAAGGCCATAAAAATGCAGTTCTTGATGTTCAATGGACTACTGATGGATCAACAATAGTATCAGCTAGCCCCGATAAGACTGTCAGAGCATGGGACGTGGAAACAGGGAAACAGATAAAGAAAATGGCTGAACATTCCTCGTTTGTGAATTCATGCTGCCCAGCTCGGAGGGGCCCTCCTCTAATTGTCAGCGGATCTGATGATGGCACTGCTAAACTTTGGGATATGCGCCAAAGAGGAGCCATACAGACATTTCCAGACAAATTCCAAATTACTGCCGTCAGTTTCTCTGATGCCTCCGATAAGATCTGCACAGGTGGTATTGACAATGATGTGAAACTGTGGGATTTACGAAGGTGTGAAGTAACTATGACTCTTCAAGGGCATCAGGATACTATAACTGGTATGCAGCTGAGTCCTGATGGGTCTTATCTTCTTACTAATGCAATGGACTGCACACTTCGCATATGGGATATGCGCCCTTATGCCCCCCAAAACAGATGTGTTAAGATCTTGGAAGGCCACCAACacaattttgaaaagaacttgCTGAAATGTAGTTGGTCACCTGATGGAAGTAAGGTCACAGCTGGGAGTTCTGATCGCATGGTTTATGTCTGGGATACAACATCTAGGCGCATCCTTTACAAGCTCCCTGGACACACTGGATCCGTTAATGAATGTGTTTTTCATCCTAATCAACCAATTGTTGGATCTTGCAGTAGTGATAAACAGATCTATCTTGGTGAGATTTGA